Within Mongoliitalea daihaiensis, the genomic segment AGATGTGTACAAATTACAAGAATGGACGCAAGGTCCTGCCCTGCTTCAATCTTTAAACATCTTAGAGAACTTTGATTTGAAATCCATGGGGTACAATTCTGCCACTTATATCAACACCCTTTACCAAGCCATGTCTTTGGCTTTTGCTGATCGAGATTTTTACTACGGGGATCCAGCATTCGAGCCCAAAAGTCCTATGACAGGACTACTCTCTAAAGCATATGCCAAGGAGCGAGCCCAATTGATTCAGGAAAATAATGATCCCACCATTGGACCGGGTGACCCCTATCCTTATCAGAATGGTAAAAATCCGTTTGTACATTTATTGGAAAAAAGAAAAGAAACCTTGGCATTGCATGCATCCGAACTGCCAGTTTCAGGCCCAGAGGATCCTTTCCTGCTGGAATTCCAATCTGGAACTACCTCTATACAGGCCGCAGATGCAAAGGGTTGGGTCGTTTCAATCACTCCTTCTGGTGGTTGGGTTCCCGCAGTGATTGCTGGTAATACAGGTGTTGGTTTGAGTCAGCGCATGCAGTCATGGGTCCTAGATGAACGACTGAATCCTTATAACCTGTTAGCACCAGGTAAAAGACCAAGAGTCACCTTGACACCTTCAATGGCATTGAAAGATGGAAAGCCTTTCCTATCTTTTGCCGTCCAAGGCGGGGATACCCAAGATCAAGATTTGCTACAGTTATTTTTAAATATCGTTGAGTTCGGAATGACGGTACAGGAAGCCTCCGAAGCTGCTAACATTCACAGCTATCAAATGCAATCTTCCTTTGGCGCACACGAAATTAAACCTGGGTCAATTACCCTTAACAATGCCATTCCAGCTTGGATTCGTAACGATTTGCGCAAGCGGGGATACAAAATGGATTTCCAAGAACGCACATCAGGTCCATTGAATGCCATATGGTTTGATTGGAAGCACGGGACGCTATGGGGTGGTTCCAGCAATCATGGAGAAGATTATGGGATTGCTTGGTAGCTTATCGGAAAGGATGAAGGAGGAAGGCGTATTATGATTGAATGGGTACAAGACATTGTTAGGGATAGAGAAGGAAATATGCTAGCACGAAAATAAAGTGGAAATATGCCTCCTACCTTTGGTAAACAGGATCGGCGATATATTGGTGGCGTGTAAATAAGGAAATTATTCTAAAAAAAGTGTCATGTAATTTCAGGACAAGACATTAAGTGATTTACATGCTACTGATGAGAAAAAAGAAACAAATGACCTGCAAATTTTCAGAAATTGAGAATGTTCATTCTTAAAATAGTGTCTGAAAATCAGCTATCATCAATAGATAAAGTAACCCTTCAAAAAGTTTAACCCTGCCTTAAATAAAAAAGCAGGATTAAACTTACCAACTTACTAATCACTTAATCAACTATTTAACTATGCGCTTAATCATCTATTCAGCTGGACTAGATAAGATGATCTTTCCATTCCTTCCTCCAGTTTCATAGGCCTGAATGGCATCTGCAAATTGCTCTAGGGGGTAAACCGCATCCACATCTACTTTCATTTGCTGGGATAAGAGCATTCCAAAAACGGTTTTGAAGGCTGTATTTCTTTCTTCATGAGTCAAACTCTCCATCCATGTAGTCAACCAGAATCCTTCGACTTTTAAATCTTTGAAAATCAATAAGCCTGAGTTTAAAGGAATGTTTTCCAAACTCAGCAAGCCAAAAACCATCATACGGCCACCTGGCTTCATACTAGCCATTGCCCGAGCACCTAAAGTTCCCCCTACAGCATCGAACACCACCGAAACACCTGTTTCAGTTTTTTCCATAATCACTTTTTGGAGTTTTTCTTTTTCTGTATTGATGACCAAATCAGCTCCCATCTCTTCCAAAAGTACTTTTTGTTCGTCTCTTCTAACCGTACAGGCTATCTTAATACCCTTCTTTTTCCCCAACTGAATAACCAACTTTCCAAAAGCTGAAGCCCCTGCAGTTACCAGCAACCACTCTCCAGCCTTCAAACCAGATTTTTCTAGCATGCCATAAGCAGTTAAGGGGTTAACGAATGCTTGACAAGCCACTTCATCCGTAATTCCAGCGGGGGTAGGGATAACCATTGCAGCTGGAACGCATACAAACTCCTTCCAAGTACCGATGGCCGTAAAGATTACTCGCGTACCAGTAGGAATCTTATTTTCTGCATCCGCAGTTTCGACTATACCCGCAGCTTCAAAACCCGCAGAACTAGGTAGTTTGGGAGTAATCCCATACATTCCTCTTACAAACATGATGTCTGAAGGATTGATATTGCGTGCTGTGACACGGATACGTACTTCATGAGGCTTGGGAGTAGGCATGTCCGCTTCTTCCATTTTCAATACATCCAGGGGCATGCCTGTTTCATTAAATACTACTTGTTTCATTTGTAAATTGGCTTATACGTGCAAAAACCTCTGAATGGTAGTTCAAGAAGCATTGTACACTTCGATTGAGTTTATTGGATAAATTTTGAATGTTGAAGTTAAAAAAAATACTCGGTATGCAGAATATTTTTTAAGGAAGGTTTACAAAAAAGCTAGTTTTTCCTATCTTAGGGCATACATATATTATAAACCCAAATATCTATGGATCTATCTTCTCTTTTTTCCTTGGCAGGAAAAGTAGCGCTTATTACAGGTGCAAGCAAGGGCATTGGTTTTGCGATAGCAGAAATGTTTGCAGCCGCAGGTGCCAAAGTAGTCATTAGCAGCCGTAAACAGGAGGCTTTGGATGAAATGACACAACTTCTCAAAAACAAAGGGTATGAAGCGACTGGGATTGCTTGTAATGTGGGCAATATGGAAGAATTGGAAAATTTAGTCCAAAAAACCATTGCTGCCTATGGTGAAATCGATGTATTGGTAAATAATGCTGCATCTAACCCCGTTTTCGGACCTGTTCATGAAACATCCTTGGAAGCATTTGATAAAATCATGGATGTAAATGTGAAAGCTCCTTTCCATTTGATGAATCTCTGTTTCCCATACCTTCGGCAGTCCTCCCATCCATCCGTCATTAACATCAGTTCCATAGGCGGACTATCTCCAGAAACTGGCTTGGGGATTTATTCGGTAAGTAAGGCTGCTTTGATTTCCTTATCTAAAGTATATGCCAAAGAATGGGGCGCTGCCAATATCCGTGTCAATACTATTTGTCCAGGCTTGATCCAGACCAAGTTTTCCGAAGCACTTTGGAGCAATGACAAAATTATGGCTCATATGATGAAGTCTTTACCGATCAAGCGTGTAGGAACCAGCGAGGAGATAGCTGCCATGAGTCTCTTTTTAGCATCTCCTGCCTCTGCATACTCAACAGGAAGTGTATTTACTGCGGATGGAGGTTTTACAATTTAAAAAAATGGATATCAAATATTTAAGTAATTCAGAACGGATACATGCATTGGTCCCCAGATATGAGGATTTTGTAAGAGAACATTTATACCCGCTAGAACAGGCCGCCGTCTATGGTTCATTTAAAGAGGCTCTTCCAACGCTGAAACATCTTCGCGCTTTAGCCAAAGAGCAAGGCCTCTTTGCTCCTCATTTAAGCGTTGAAGAAGGAGGCTTAGGTTTGTCTTTGGTCGAATTTGCATTTATATCAGAAGTATTAGGAATGTCTCCTTTAGGTCATTATGTATTCAATTGCCAAGCGCCAGACATCGGAAACATGGAATTGATGCATCAATTTGCATCTGCTGAGTTGAAAGAAAAATACCTCAAACCGTTACAAGAAGGCTCCATACGCAGTTGTTTTGCGATGACCGAACCTCAAAATCCAGGGAGTAATCCAGTACATTTATCCACAACAGCTATTAAGGATGGAGACTCCTATGTCATCAATGGTCATAAATGGTTTACTACTGCAGCCGATGGTGCGACATTTACCATCGTGATGGCATTGACTGATCCAGAAAACCCCAATCCTTATTTGCGGGCAAGCATGATTTTGGTACCATTGGATAATCCCGGCTATCAATTGCTGAGGAATATTCCCATCATGGGTGATGTAGGTGAAGATTATATGTCTCACGGAGAAGTCAAATTCACCAATTGCAGGGTTCCCGCCAGTAACCTCATTGGAAAAGAAGGAGCTGGTTTCGCATTGGCTCAAGAACGGCTAGGCCCCGGGAGAATCCACCATTGTATGCGCTGGATCGGCATTTGTGAGCGGGCAATAGATTTAATGTGTAGACGTGCGTTGGCTAGAAATCTAGATCCTGGAAGAAACCTCGCTTCGCAGCAAACCATTCAAAACTGGATTGCAGAAGCTGTTGCATCAGTCAAAGCTGCCCGATTGATGGTTTTACAGACAGCTGAAAAAATCGAACAAGAAGGAGCTAAAGCTGCCAAAATTGATATTTCTACGATTAAATTTTATGTATCGGACATTTTAATGAAAACCTTGGACCATGCCATTCAAGTTCATGGTGCACTTGGGGTCACTGATGATACCATTCTCTCTTTCTGGTACAGACATGAGCGTGGCGCCCGCATTTATGATGGGCCAGATGAAGTTCATAAGTCTGTTTTGGCACGTCAAATACTCAAAAAGTATACAAACCATGAATAAGCTACCGCTTGGAGTAGAGGGAATAGAGACATATTTGAAGGAAAATTTTCAAATTTCCAGTTCAGATTTATCAATCACTCAATTTAAAGGAGGATACTCTAATTTGACTTACCGGATTCAAAGTCCTGCAATTAATTTGGTGTTGAGAAGGCCTCCCTTAGGTTTAAAGATCGCCAAAGCACACGATATGCTTAGGGAATACAGCATCCTTCAAGCCCTTGCGAAGGCTGGATATAACAAAATCCCTAGACCCATAGCAGCATGTGAAGATGATTCCATCATAGGTGCCCCTTTTTTTATAATGGAAGAAGTTACAGGTCCTATTTTGCGCAACCGAATCCCCACAGAAACGACTGAAAGCACCACCTTTTTTGCCCAACTATCGAAACATTCCATAGACTGCTTGGTACAATTGCATCAATTAGAACTTCATAAGTCAGGGTTGATTCATTTGGGAAAGCCGGATGGTTATGTAGCCCGACAAGTACACGGCTGGGTGGAGCGTTATTTTTCATCAGAAACAAATGAACTACCAGCAATGAATGCTGTGGCTGATTGGCTGAACAACAATATCCCAAAAGAGGAGGAAGTTGCCTTTATACACAATGACTTTAAGTATGATAACCTGATTCTTTCCTCTTTTGATAGTCCCGAGATCAAGGCTGTCTTGGATTGGGAAATGGCTACAGTAGGAGATCCCTTGATGGATTTGGGCACAAGCTTAGCATATTGGGCCGAAGATGACGATGAAGATATTCTCAAGTTATTCAATATCAGCCATGCGGCCGGAAATATGAGCCGGCAAGAAGTAGTTGCCTATTATTTTGAAAAAAAGAATCAAAATCCTGTGGATATGGTCTTTTACTATGCCTTTGGCTTGTTTAAAGTAGGCGTAATCGCTCAACAAATATATAAACGTTATACTCTTGGATTTGCTCAAGATGAACGTTTTGCAGGTTTGATCCATGTGGTCAAAGCTGCCGGGAATAAAGCATTGAACAGTATTCAAAATCACACCATATGACAATCAAAAACGTATGTATTTTAGGAGCTGGCACTTTGGGCACTCGAGTGGCCTTGCAATCAGCACTTTCAGGGTATAAAGTCCGGGTCTATGATATCAATCCATCTGCTTTGGAAAAGTCCAAAGAATGGATGCAAAAAATAGTCCATCAACTAGCAAAAACAGCCAATTTAGAAGCGGATGCAGGATTGAACGCCATTCAAGAAATTATTTTCACGGATATGCCTGCAAATGCAGTACAAGATGCAGACATCATCAATGAAAGTGTATTAGAAGATTATGCGGTGAAAAAAGAAGTCTGGACATTGTTTGGAAAGATTGCTCCAGAAAAAACCATCTTCACTAGCAATACATCTTACATGCTTCCGTCCATGTTTGCAGAAATCAGCGGTAGACCGGAGAAATTTTGTGCCCTCCATTTTCATGATGTATTTTACTCTAAAGTAGTGGATATCATGCCACATCCTACAACTGATCCAGATTTAATTCCTCTACTTATGGATTTTGGAAGGAGCTTGGAGCAAGTACCTGTTTTCGTAAAGAAAGAAAACCCTGGCTATATTTTCAATAGCATGTTAATGGCATTTATTGGTGCAGCTGGTAAATTGATTACCCAAGATATCGGAAGCATAGAGGACATTGATCGGTCTTGGATGGTAAATTTCCACATGCCGATGGGTCCTTTTGGAATTTTGGATAGCATTGGATTGGATACTGCTTGGCATGTGACAAGTAATCAAAGGGATGGTGCATCCCAAAAATTTGCATCATTTCTTAAAACTTACATAGACGCAGGGAAATTAGGTGAGAAAACTGGAGAAGGTTTTTATACCTACCCTAATCCCTCCTACCGATCCAAAAAATTCACACAGTAATAATCAAGGCCTAAGTCTACCCACCATGATACCTGATTGGGATTTGGTGGCTTGGAGATATTCGTGAAGTGGTTTTTCGGATATCTCCACTTTTTTAGAGCTTGAGCTTGCATGGAGTAAGTGTATTCTTCCATTTTTTTGAACTGCAAACCCCACATGTACCATATCTAAATTGGCCATGCTGGCGGTGATTGCAATTAAATCTCCATTTTTAATCTTATGTTCTATACTTTGTACCTGATCTTTGGGAATATAATAATACGTCTGTTCAGCAATCCCTTTCTCGATCATCTTCATGGCATTGAGATTGAATTCATTTGCCAATTGTGGGTAAAACTGAGGGTTTTCGCTCATGAATGTGGGTTTATTTGGGTACTTGACCCCTCCTATATCTTGCGTAATATCCCTAAGCACACCTTTAGCAACTGCATCACTCATCCAATCTGAAAAATAATGAAGTCTGGAAGGGTAACCGTTTCTAACACCTGCACGGTAGCGAACAAACGTAAGTGCATTTTCAAAAGGTCCTATTCCATATTTTAACAAATCCCTACTTCTGTTGAGAGCTATCACAGATTCAACAAATGTAGTGCAATCAAACCCCAAAATATTGATTATCAACGATTCATCATCTGTTATCTCTAGGGTTTTTTCTACATAAGGAGTATTCAGAAAAAATTCACCTATAGCAGTAATCCGATCAGATAATTCTTCAGGAAGCTGATCCATTTTTTGAGAAATTCTTTCAACAGCTAATTTATTTTCAGGTGTACAAATCGTTTGGGCGTGGAGAGACCCCAAAAAAGGCAAAAAGCCTACACACCAAACCTGAAAGAATCTTTTGACCAAATATTTCATTAAATGCATGCAAAATTACCATTTATAAAAAGCATATACAGTTCACCAAATTTATGACAACTTTTCTTTTTATTCGTCGTTAGTGAAAGCAAATGCAATGACGGGGGATTAACCTACTGCTCATACGGAGAGTAAGGCTTTTCTCTTTAGTTTAGTTGATGATTGTCATTGTTTGAGCGAACCCCTTTTGAGGGGTTCGCTTCTTTTATAGCTTTTGAAAAACTAAAGATGTTCGGTTTGGTAGGTAAATGTGGATTTTTTGATCGATATCCGTCGTATAATGTTGTTCTTCTTTGATCCTTCCAAATCCTCCAAATGCTTCATCATCTGAATTTAAAATCAAGTGATAGGTCCCTTTTGAAGGAACAGGAAGTTCAAAACCGAAAATTGACTCTGAGATATTCCAAGAATGAATAAACACTAAACCTGCCCGCTCGTAACCAATTATTTTTTTATCAGCATCTAAATATAACTGTGTAGCAGGAGCTGCAGCACAAACTTCATAATCTGATATCAGATCGATCATAGCTTCATCCCACTTACCTAAATCCCGATAGCGTAAATGCTCTGTATCCACTAAAGACCATTGCCTTCGGGCATATTGGTAACTCCAATTATTTCCTTCTCTTGGGAAGTCTACCCATTCAGGGTGTCCAAATTCATTCCCAATGAAATTCAAATATCCTTCCCCTCCCAAGGAAATTGTGATCAGACGAATCATTTTATGTAAAGCGATCCCTCGATCTACCACTAAACTCTGCTGAAGCTTAGACATTGAAAAATACATTTCTTTATCCATTAACCAAAAAGCAATGGATTTATCTCCGACCAACGCCTGATCATGGGATTCTGCATAAGCGATAGTCTTTTCACCTTTGGGACGGTTGGTCAATTCATGCCACATCTCAAACATATCCCAGTGTTCGTCAGGCTTATGTTTGAGCGTTTTAATCCAAAAATCAGGAATCCCCATCCCTAAACGGAAATCAAAACCTATCCCCCCATCTTCTTGAGGTCTACAAAGTCCAGGCATTCCTGATACTTCCTCTGCAATCGATAAGGCCTGTGATGAAAAGTCATGAATCAAGCGATTAGCTAACTGCAAATACACTACAGCATCTTCATCTACTCCATCTCCAAAATAAGCAGACGGATCTCCAAAGCTCACATGTCCATGATGTTGGTATATCATGGAGGTGACGCCGTCCCAACGAAACCCGTCAAAATGAAATTCTTCTAGCCAGTAACGAATATTGGAAAGCAAAAATTGAAGAACATTTGGTTTTCCATAGTTAAAGAGTTTTGAATCCCAACCTTCGTGGTAACCTCTACTACCAGGATGAAAATATTGATCAAAAGAACCATCAAACTCATTTAAGCCTTCCAAAACATTTTTAACTGCGTGAGAGTGCACCAAATCCATAATAACAGATATACCCATCTCATGGCAGGTATTGACCAAGTATTTTAACTCTTCTGGTGTACCAAATCTTGAAGTAGGTGAGAAAAAGTTGGACACATGGTACCCAAAAGAACCATAGTACGGATGTTCCATAATGGCCATCATCTGAATGGTATTATATCCCGACGCTTTAATTCTTGGTAAAATATGCTCGGCAAACTCCAAAAAGGTACCTACACCTTCTTTCTCTTGAGCCATTCCGATGTGGCATTCATAGATAATTGGCTGCTTGACGTTATTTTTTGAGTCAAAACTGTGATCCTTCCAGGAAAAAGCTTTCTCAGGAAACCACAATTGCCCTGCAAAATCATGCGTACGCTCATCTTGAATGACTCTACGAATATAGGCTGGAATTCGGTCGAGTTCGTGCCGATCAGATACTACATGAACTTTCACTTTTCCTTGGTGCACAAAAGACTCCTGATACTGTCCATGAGGAAGAAAAATTTCCCAATCTCCTCTATGGTTCCTTTTCATAGGGTGAGAATACCGGTTCCATCCGTTAAAATCTCCCATAAAGAATAACTGTTTGGCTTCAGGTGCCCACTCTCGGTAAGTCCACCCATTTCGAATAGTATCAAAATGTATCCCATAATATTCATGGATTCTGGCAAACTCCAGAATGCTGCCATAATGGCTTTGTATCTGGCTTAAACTATTTTGGTAGCGAATATTCCGAGCTCCCAGCTCTTTTTCAAAAGGCTGAAGCCATTTTTCCTCTTGAATAATCTTCAATGTCTGTTTCTTATTCACAAAAAGTAACGATTAGTACATAGCCAAGTTAAAAAAAACGACGATACAAACCCACAGAACCCTCAGAATTTAGGATGGATTTTAAATAAATTTCTATTCTACCTTAAGAAAAGGCTGAAATACAGAGAGGAAGTAACTGCTTTATTGAATAATGAAATACATCATGGTAGATGCGATCGTATATCCTATCAATAAAGAAAAGAAAATAGGTCCAGAAAGAGATACTTTTTGATAACCTGGACTTTTGTGATGGGAATAGTAATGACTCAGCTTTTTAGAATATCTCTCAGGAAAAAAAGACAAAATTACTGCCGCATATATTACGGTTAAGAATATCAACGTGAATGCTGTTTCCATATCTCCTTTATGACATCACAAAGATAGGCAACTACACAGATTTTTAGATACAAATGTTAAGAAATCTTTACCAAATTTTTAAGTGGATTTAACAGAAGATTCTCTGATAACTAAAGCTGTTTTTAATTCTATCTTCTCCGGAATTTCATACTCTTTATTATCCAACTTTTGAATTAACATTCGGATAGCCTCTACCCCCATTTTGTAGCCGTGTTGATCAACTGAGGTCAGACTAGGTGTTACGATTTCAGCTAGCTTCCAATTACTAAAGCCAACAATCGCAACCTGATCTGGAATTCGGATTGCT encodes:
- a CDS encoding 3-hydroxyacyl-CoA dehydrogenase; translation: MTIKNVCILGAGTLGTRVALQSALSGYKVRVYDINPSALEKSKEWMQKIVHQLAKTANLEADAGLNAIQEIIFTDMPANAVQDADIINESVLEDYAVKKEVWTLFGKIAPEKTIFTSNTSYMLPSMFAEISGRPEKFCALHFHDVFYSKVVDIMPHPTTDPDLIPLLMDFGRSLEQVPVFVKKENPGYIFNSMLMAFIGAAGKLITQDIGSIEDIDRSWMVNFHMPMGPFGILDSIGLDTAWHVTSNQRDGASQKFASFLKTYIDAGKLGEKTGEGFYTYPNPSYRSKKFTQ
- a CDS encoding SDR family NAD(P)-dependent oxidoreductase; translated protein: MDLSSLFSLAGKVALITGASKGIGFAIAEMFAAAGAKVVISSRKQEALDEMTQLLKNKGYEATGIACNVGNMEELENLVQKTIAAYGEIDVLVNNAASNPVFGPVHETSLEAFDKIMDVNVKAPFHLMNLCFPYLRQSSHPSVINISSIGGLSPETGLGIYSVSKAALISLSKVYAKEWGAANIRVNTICPGLIQTKFSEALWSNDKIMAHMMKSLPIKRVGTSEEIAAMSLFLASPASAYSTGSVFTADGGFTI
- a CDS encoding gamma-glutamyltransferase family protein; the protein is MAITGKPLGATAGSMIFQQGGNAVDAACGMLAAVATMWDVLSWGGETQALIYHPELKKVIAINAMGVAPTGATIDFFKSQGMDYPPAFGPLAATTPGTPGGLMTMLAEYGTMSLEQVLKPAMQLAKGYPIEAQTANAIESNKERIKEWPYSKKIFLPHLGEKREAPQAGELFVQEDLYQTLAKLVEAERVALSSGKNRKEAIYAAYERFYTGDIAEEIVRSTREQGGLFTMADLAQWKVKIEEPLSVNYKGIDVYKLQEWTQGPALLQSLNILENFDLKSMGYNSATYINTLYQAMSLAFADRDFYYGDPAFEPKSPMTGLLSKAYAKERAQLIQENNDPTIGPGDPYPYQNGKNPFVHLLEKRKETLALHASELPVSGPEDPFLLEFQSGTTSIQAADAKGWVVSITPSGGWVPAVIAGNTGVGLSQRMQSWVLDERLNPYNLLAPGKRPRVTLTPSMALKDGKPFLSFAVQGGDTQDQDLLQLFLNIVEFGMTVQEASEAANIHSYQMQSSFGAHEIKPGSITLNNAIPAWIRNDLRKRGYKMDFQERTSGPLNAIWFDWKHGTLWGGSSNHGEDYGIAW
- a CDS encoding zinc-dependent alcohol dehydrogenase family protein; the encoded protein is MKQVVFNETGMPLDVLKMEEADMPTPKPHEVRIRVTARNINPSDIMFVRGMYGITPKLPSSAGFEAAGIVETADAENKIPTGTRVIFTAIGTWKEFVCVPAAMVIPTPAGITDEVACQAFVNPLTAYGMLEKSGLKAGEWLLVTAGASAFGKLVIQLGKKKGIKIACTVRRDEQKVLLEEMGADLVINTEKEKLQKVIMEKTETGVSVVFDAVGGTLGARAMASMKPGGRMMVFGLLSLENIPLNSGLLIFKDLKVEGFWLTTWMESLTHEERNTAFKTVFGMLLSQQMKVDVDAVYPLEQFADAIQAYETGGRNGKIILSSPAE
- a CDS encoding N-acetylmuramoyl-L-alanine amidase-like domain-containing protein produces the protein MHLMKYLVKRFFQVWCVGFLPFLGSLHAQTICTPENKLAVERISQKMDQLPEELSDRITAIGEFFLNTPYVEKTLEITDDESLIINILGFDCTTFVESVIALNRSRDLLKYGIGPFENALTFVRYRAGVRNGYPSRLHYFSDWMSDAVAKGVLRDITQDIGGVKYPNKPTFMSENPQFYPQLANEFNLNAMKMIEKGIAEQTYYYIPKDQVQSIEHKIKNGDLIAITASMANLDMVHVGFAVQKNGRIHLLHASSSSKKVEISEKPLHEYLQATKSQSGIMVGRLRP
- a CDS encoding acyl-CoA dehydrogenase family protein, yielding MDIKYLSNSERIHALVPRYEDFVREHLYPLEQAAVYGSFKEALPTLKHLRALAKEQGLFAPHLSVEEGGLGLSLVEFAFISEVLGMSPLGHYVFNCQAPDIGNMELMHQFASAELKEKYLKPLQEGSIRSCFAMTEPQNPGSNPVHLSTTAIKDGDSYVINGHKWFTTAADGATFTIVMALTDPENPNPYLRASMILVPLDNPGYQLLRNIPIMGDVGEDYMSHGEVKFTNCRVPASNLIGKEGAGFALAQERLGPGRIHHCMRWIGICERAIDLMCRRALARNLDPGRNLASQQTIQNWIAEAVASVKAARLMVLQTAEKIEQEGAKAAKIDISTIKFYVSDILMKTLDHAIQVHGALGVTDDTILSFWYRHERGARIYDGPDEVHKSVLARQILKKYTNHE
- a CDS encoding alpha-amylase family glycosyl hydrolase; translated protein: MNKKQTLKIIQEEKWLQPFEKELGARNIRYQNSLSQIQSHYGSILEFARIHEYYGIHFDTIRNGWTYREWAPEAKQLFFMGDFNGWNRYSHPMKRNHRGDWEIFLPHGQYQESFVHQGKVKVHVVSDRHELDRIPAYIRRVIQDERTHDFAGQLWFPEKAFSWKDHSFDSKNNVKQPIIYECHIGMAQEKEGVGTFLEFAEHILPRIKASGYNTIQMMAIMEHPYYGSFGYHVSNFFSPTSRFGTPEELKYLVNTCHEMGISVIMDLVHSHAVKNVLEGLNEFDGSFDQYFHPGSRGYHEGWDSKLFNYGKPNVLQFLLSNIRYWLEEFHFDGFRWDGVTSMIYQHHGHVSFGDPSAYFGDGVDEDAVVYLQLANRLIHDFSSQALSIAEEVSGMPGLCRPQEDGGIGFDFRLGMGIPDFWIKTLKHKPDEHWDMFEMWHELTNRPKGEKTIAYAESHDQALVGDKSIAFWLMDKEMYFSMSKLQQSLVVDRGIALHKMIRLITISLGGEGYLNFIGNEFGHPEWVDFPREGNNWSYQYARRQWSLVDTEHLRYRDLGKWDEAMIDLISDYEVCAAAPATQLYLDADKKIIGYERAGLVFIHSWNISESIFGFELPVPSKGTYHLILNSDDEAFGGFGRIKEEQHYTTDIDQKIHIYLPNRTSLVFQKL
- a CDS encoding phosphotransferase family protein; its protein translation is MNKLPLGVEGIETYLKENFQISSSDLSITQFKGGYSNLTYRIQSPAINLVLRRPPLGLKIAKAHDMLREYSILQALAKAGYNKIPRPIAACEDDSIIGAPFFIMEEVTGPILRNRIPTETTESTTFFAQLSKHSIDCLVQLHQLELHKSGLIHLGKPDGYVARQVHGWVERYFSSETNELPAMNAVADWLNNNIPKEEEVAFIHNDFKYDNLILSSFDSPEIKAVLDWEMATVGDPLMDLGTSLAYWAEDDDEDILKLFNISHAAGNMSRQEVVAYYFEKKNQNPVDMVFYYAFGLFKVGVIAQQIYKRYTLGFAQDERFAGLIHVVKAAGNKALNSIQNHTI